The window CCACTGCAAGCTGCTCCCGCACCCGGTCCCAGCTGGGAGGTGGGCAGGAAAGCTGGGCACAGCGGGGGCTGGAGGCGTAGGCAGGCTCTGGGGTGCCCCAGGGCTGTGCTCCTgcttcaggagagcagggaCCCTGcaggtggggatggagggacacTGTTCCCCTCCCCaggtggcagagctgctggcaaaGGGGCACACTGCATCACTGGCAGCCCCTGGGTACCCCTGCACTGTCTGGGCAGCGGCTGTAGGCACacagatgggggggggggcgggggagaggAGGTGGAATGATGGGGACGACACAAAGGTGGCACCAAGGTGTGCTACTGCCGTGGCTTGGGTTGGGTCTCCATCACCGCACCCTAGTGGCTGTGTCCCACCAGCCCTGGTCCTGTACCCACAGACAAAGCCATGTGCTGGAAAAGCCAAACGGGAAAAGTGTCCCGTGGCTTTTGGCGGGGTCAGGGCTGGGAAAGGGGCAGGGGTCAAACAGTCACTTGCCAGAGGAACACCCCAGCGTAGGGCCAGGGACTTGGCTCCTTGGCTCAGGCACTGAGTATGTTACCCCCAAGCCTTCATGTTTGAGGGGTTGGGGAGGGGGTCCCTCTGGCAGATaaagggaggatgaggaggctaCAACTCTCCCCTTTCCCAAAACCAGGCAGGGAGGCACACTAGGACTTTCCCTCCCAAGAGGAATCACTCAGCTGCACGTGAGTGGACAGCTGAGATTTCTGCAGGCTCTGGGCTCGGCTTGGTTCATGCTGCCCCTCGCTGGGCCCCCTCCCCAGGTGCTCTCAGGCCTGGTAGAGGGGCACCACGCGGTCAATGGGCCCCCGGCAGATGGGGCAGAGGCGGGCAGGCAAGGCTTGGAAGCAgcggaagcagcagcagatgtggCCACAGCCCAAGAGGACGCACTCACGGGGCCGCATCAGGCAGATCACGCAGGAGTCCTCAGGCTCCCCGGCCTCCTCACTGTCTGGCTCTTTGTCCTCACGCCGCTGCTTGAGGCGGGCGCGGCGGTAGGCACGGCACAGGGCGTGCAGGAGGACGGCCAGGCCTGCCGTGGCACACAGCGCGGCCACCCCCTTCCAGAACCCGCTGGCCGACTCCAGGTCCGCCAGCACCGTCTGCCAGTCCCCCAGGCACAGGAAATACTCGCCCCCCTGAGCCGGCGGCTGGAGGTGCAGGGAGCTGTCGGGGTGCAGGACCAGCTCCCCGATACCCGTCAGCCCGGCCCCCACCCGCAGCATCTCCTCCGTCTCCAGGATGCCCTTGGGCTTCTCCCCACTCAAGTACTGGCCCAGCAGGTCGCGGAAGCCGTGGGCCGGCTGCTGGAACCGCTCGTACACCGTCTCCAGTGGCAGGCAGACAGCTTGGAGTGGGCTCTCCACGCTCACTTGCGTCACCGCCCCGGTGTCTGGTGAGGCCAGCAAGAAGGGGACAGTGTAGACCTGCTCTGAGAGCACTCGCTCGCTCTCGCTCCTGCAAGCAGAGAGTGCAGTTCTGGGATGTGGACAACGTGGAGGAAATCTGAGCTCCTGGGGCTGAGCCTTTAACCGAGCTACTTTCTGCCTCTCGTGTGGCCCCAGAGGACAGGGGTCTGGACCCAGCGGTGCAAGCCCAcccctgctgtcccctcccaccGCTCACCAGCTCCGCGCCAAGCTGTTCCAGATCAGCCGATGCTCTTTCAGAAGCAGTTTCTGGATCAcgccctgcagcccctcatGGTAATGGCTGGTCAGCACAGCCTTGGCTGGCAGCACTATGCCTAAGGACCAAGGGATGCATCACGGCCAAAGGAGAAGAGCCCCGCCCCTGTCCCCAGTGTGGGACCACAAGGTCTCCTTACCTTCCAGGGCAACGTAAGGCAGGCACCTCCCTTCAGCTGCAGACACTAGTGCTGGTAAATCATCATCAACCTGGAGCTTTGGGGCCTCCTGGAAGAGCAGGGACTGAGTGTGAACATGGGCAGGGGCAGACGGGCTGGCAAAGGTTGCGTCATGCATGGCTTTGTGGGGATCTCTGGCAGGATGTGACCTGCTTGGTCCTGGGCATCGTGATATCGGTAGAGGATGCAGCAGGCTGCAGTCATCAGCAAGGTCCACCCAAATCAATGGCTCTGGGCTGGGCAGTGTAGGGCAGCCGGGGAAGGGACagtgggcaggagggagcatgTGAGAGACAGGGCTACCTGTATGCGTGCCACGACTCTGGCTTTCTTCCTGTACAGGTAGTAGAAGAGGCCGGACAAGGCGAGGCTGGAGCCCAGACACAGCAGCTCCCCGGGCGTGATGGGCGGTGCGTCCATGGTGCCAGGCTGGGGCGGCTCGCCTGCAAGGTGAGCGTGCTGGCTGGGGGACAGGGCCGTGTTAGCCCAGGGGCAGGGATGTCCCGGcgcccctgtccccagggcgCTGCTGCCTTAAGGCCAAGCCTGCCCTGGCCCCGGCTGGGGGCAGCTCAGCTCCCACACCCACAGGtgcccggcagccccggcccgaCCCAGCACCCCTTGCCCCGGCTGGGTCCAGAGGCGCCCGTCTTGCCCTGTGCCCAAGGGTCGGGCCGAGGCCCAGCACCCGTGACCCTGcccgggccctgcacccagagtcCCACCTGGGCCCGGCACCCCCAGTCCGGGCCCGGCCCCTCCGATCGGGCCCGGCCCCAGcacccggcccggccccgccgctgccgcttgcgccggcccggccccgctgccccccgtgccccccgaGGCCGGAGGCGCCCAGGCCCGgaccccggccccgccgcgctgccTGCTGGGAAATGGAGTGCAGCCCCCGCGACGCGGCGGCGGGACGAGCCGTGCCCggaactacagctcccagcgGCGGTCCCTCGCGCCGAACTACAGCTCCCGTCGGGCCGTGCGCCTGCCACTGACAGAACTACAGCTCCCGGCGGCCTTTGCGATCCCCCTGTGGCCGCTGGCCCCTGCGGGCTGGCGGGTCCCGGTGCAGAggcgggggtgccggggggggggacgggacaccccggtatggggctgggggcggcgTGCGGAGAGGTGGCAGCGTGCAGCAtggctcccccccccgccccgtgcctGCGACTGAGCGGTGACTCGTCCTTCCCGGCCCTGCCGGGGATGCCAGGCTGAGGCTCAGCCCTGCGGCTGCCGGTCTCCCTCCCCGCACggctgctccccccgccccgtccctcGGGACGCCTCATCTCCCGCTCCCGTCCCTCCGTCCCTCGGGACGTCTCCTCTCCCACACGTCCCCCGGCTTTTGAGTcactccccgcccccccccccccccgaacacCGCGAAGGACCCGCAGCCGCCGGAGTAAGTGGAAACTGCTTTTAATCGTTAAATAAATTCAGCGACAGCCACCCACAGCTGAAGGCACCGGAGTCCCCGCTGCCGCCCGCTGGTCCCAGCAGAGGCGGATGGGGAAGCCAAGCCGGGTCGGGAGGGGGCGAGGGAAGAGCGGAGCGGGGtggccccccccagcctccatCTCcgcaggttgggggggggggggctcggctCTGGTGCTCTCCCTGGGACCCCTCTGACCTGCCCGCCCGGGGGGACacgcagtgctggggggggcggcTGAGCTGTGCCCGTCTCTAGCACGTCAGGGTTGGGGTGCAGAGCTGCATTTTGGGGGTGCTACGGCTTCTCTGCCGGCCGTGCCCGGCCCCAGGCTGTGGATGGGGGCTGCGGTGGGTGCCCGGTGCGTGGCCGtgtgtgctggggaggggggcagaggtggAGCGAGGCGGCGTGCGGTGTGGGCACAGGGGGGGACCGCGACGGAGGGTGACGCGGGGGGTGGCCGCACTCTCTGCCCGTGGGCCAGCTCCAGCAGACGGTGAGGGCTGGGCGGGGGGAGCACAGCAGAGCATcgtcccctctgtccccagcaccctccccgTCCCTACCACACCTCACAGTGCTTGCCGGGGTTCATGGGGGAGCCCAGGGGGCAGCTGAAATGTTCGACAAAGTCCCGGGAGTTGCTGAGGGTGCCGATGACACGGTACTTGTCGGGGCTGTGGGGGTCAGTCACCAGCCCTTCATGGGAGCTCTCGGGCGTCCGGACGGAGCACCAGACCTGCCGGAGTGGGAGCAGCCTCAGGGATGGGGGGCAGAGCCCcctgggtgggatggggggctGTGGACTGGCTCTGAGGGGccggggagggatggggaacCCACCATCCTGCTCCGCCCTACCTGTGCGAAGCCCACGAAGAAGAGCTGGTGGTTGGTgagccccagggctggcaggcgcttctcctccccattcttCTGCAGCCAGGACTTGTACGCCTGCGGGAGAGGCACCCTGAAGCCCCGGGGAGGGACAGACAGGTATGGGGGTCCGTGTCCCCTCGGGACGGCAGCACTCACATTGTAGGCTGCCTTGAGCCCACCATTGTCGGCGATGTTCTCGCCCAGCGTCTGCCGGCCGTTGACCTTCTCACGGTGGACGGTGTAGCGGCCGTACTGCTCTGTTATGCACGCCGTCCGGTTCTTGAAGGCTTCCAAGGATGAGTTCTGCCACCATGGCCGCAGGTTGCCCTCCTTGTCGTATTCCCGCCCTGTGGGACCAAGCAGTGGGGCGGGGTGGGACCGGGGGAAGCCGGCCCCCTGCAGAGCCCCCACTGCAGGGGATCCCAAAGCAGGGTGGGGTGCAGTGGGGACAGCCCCAGGGGACACCGGGGGATCTGGTGCCTCAGGTCTGTGCCCAGGGGAGATggtgtcccccagcccctgctctgggtgggCTCCggctggggctcagctgtgcGTTTGGGTCCCCAGCCATTCCCTGGTGCAGCCCTGCTGTCCCAAGCTGGATTTGTCACCCCAAATTCCCCCATTGACCCCATCTCGGCTCTGGTGAAGGCGCAAAGCAGAGTGGATGCGAGAGGGACCCGTCCCACACCCCGcggggaggaggatgaggagggggccggggctgcaGACACCGTGTCCTCACCAAGCAGATGGAGCGAAAGCTGCACAGAGAAGCCGGGGGGAGCTATCGGCGGGTGCCACCTGGGGAGACAGGACGATAGAAGGGGGGGCGGCCAGGGGGGCACGAGCACGCATGATGCAATGGATGGCAAAGCGGGACCCTCGCACGCCCGCGGCACCCCCTCCCCATGCCGAGTGCAGGGGGCAggtggggggccgggggagggcaggaaggTGATGGGGGTCAGGGCCGGCGCTGCCCGCGGGCTCTCACCTTGGTCGTCAAATGCGTGGGTCAGCTCGTGCCCCATCACCACGCCGATGCCACCAAAATTAAGGGCTCTGTGGGGCCGTGGGAGAGAGCCAGGTAAGTGCGGGGGATGATGCCATCGCAGCCTGCCCCCGGCCCTGGCACCCCCtctgcagcctgggcacccAGTGAGACTCTGTTGGCACCCAGCTGGGAATGAGTCCTGCTGGGGACACTGGTGGTCCCACAGGGACTTTGCAGGCTGTCTTGGCTGCAGGATGTAAAGCCTTGAGGGACCCTCAAGCTCCCCAGGGCTTTGCTTCATGACTGTAAGGAGCTCTGTGGGGTGCTGGCCCTGATCCAGCCcgtgcccccctgcccccaggagGTGCCCCCCATCCCTGTGCCAGGCTCACTTGGGGTGGTTGCGGGCGTAGAAGGGAGCCTGCAGGATGCCGGCGGGAAAGACGATCCCGTTCTTGGTGGGCAGGTAGTAAGCGTTGACGGTCTGTGGGGTCATGCTCCacctggggcagggaggtgggacaggggacaggcagggatgtgtcccctctccctcccgccCCGGCACCCTCCTGTGCCGTCTCCCACCACGGGTCTCCAGCACCacccaggctgtgctggggacagTGCTGTGACACCCTGCTGGTGTCATGTCCTCTGCTCCCCCCTGGGGCCCTCCCCCTTACTGGTCACGGTTGGGGGGTTTCCGGAGCTGGTCGGCCATCACTTTGGCAGAGAAGTTGTAGAAGTTGAGCATGTTCTGGAAGAAGGAGTCCTCTGAGACCTCGTActggtgaggaagaggagggatgaGGAGGGGTCCACTGGGGTGGTTCCCCCCACCCTGGCCAGGATGTGCTCGGTACCAGGGTGGCTCCGTGTAATGCCCAGTCCAAACAGGTCCCCCAAATAGGGACATCCCCCCGCCATGGGACTCCCCAGGGCTCGGCATGAGCAGAGaccagccccccccccttcccacaAGCCAGGTGTCCCCCTACCCCATCATAGACATCGTCCAGCTCCTTGTTGTCCAGGATGAAGTCAGGGAAGCCAATCATGTCGTAGATGGCATCCGCCTGCATGGGGAGAGGCCCCggcaatgagaaggtgggggggcTTCCTGGGATGGGGGGACATCTCCCACCCATTGCCCTCCCTGGCGGTCACCTTCTCCTTAGCAGCCTGCCGGGTCTTCTCGTCCATCCAGTCCAGCTGGTCCAGGGACACCTCAAAGGCCGCCCGAATCTCGCTGATCATCTCCTcagcctggggagggcaggaaatgaagccccccacagccccttcGGCAGGGACAGGGTGGGCAGGATGTGacctccccagggctgcaggtcccatttccctgctccctgccttctAGCcccggggtttggggggcaAAGGAGGAGTTCCTGCAGACAGTGATGGGGACGGGATGGAGGGTAGAAGTGTCCTCACAATGGCCTTGCTGTCCCTGTCGAAGGTGGCTTTGACGAAGAGGGAGCCCAGGGCGAAGCCCAGCGTGTCGTCCGTGTTGGAGATGCAGGTTTGCCAGCGGGGCGTGCAGGACTGTGGGAGCGAGACGGGAGTCCGTGAGAcctccagccccctccctgctcccctcccttcccccagcctggctctgccccctccccaggtggGAGATGCTCAGCAGCTAAACCCCCATTCCAAAAGATGATCCCTGGGTTCCCTCTGCAGCATCTGGGGCTCAGCATCCCAAGGGCATCCCAAGGGCAGAGGTGGTCCTGGCTGCTTCCAGGCTGGGGGCAGAGAGGGATGGTCCCGGGCCCCTCCGTTACCTTCCTGGTGCCATAGAGCGtctccagcagcctctcctgGGCCGTCTCGAAGCGCTGGTCCAGGCTGGAGGCCGTCTTCTGCACTAGGTTCCAGATCAGGTAGTTGTTCAGGATGCTGTGGGGGCAGAGAGGTGCCATGGCTTGCCACGGGCACGGTCCACGGGGGATGCCCCACCACCAGCAAGCCCAAAACACGCCCCTGTCATGGGGGCAGCCCTCAatggggcacggggggggggggggctcacaGGTGCCTCACCTCCTGTCGGTGCCATTGATGAGATCGGAGACCTGCTGGAGGTAGGTGTCCCCGTACACCACCACAGGCTCAGTGTCGGCCAGCTCCAGTGGGGCCAGGGCGTAGGACAGGTAATCCATCCAGTCGACGGCGGGGGCCAGGGcctggggggacatggggatgcaGCACCCAGGTGCTTGGCACGGCTCTGCCCCATTCTGCCTGGCACGGGAGGAtccccggggcaggggctgtgctcCCTGGGAAGGTCCCAAGGTCCCTTCTCTGCCGCAAACCCTTCCCGTGGCTCCCCCCTGCTCTCAATGCTGCAGAACAAGGAAGGgaccccgggacccccccatgGGTGCCATGGGTGGCAGCTCCCCCCCAGATCCTAACAACTGGGGGGACAAGCACCTCACTGCAGCACCCAGCGCATGTCCCAAAATGGATGGGGCTGCCCGGGGTGtccgggggtgtgtgtgtgcaggcacAGACCCCTTGGTGCCCCACTGGACAAATCCCCTTGCATCCTCAGAGGGGTTCCCCAGGCTGCACCATGCCGTGCCCACCTGCAGCTCGGCAATGCTCATCTTGTGGTAGATCTTCTCATCATCGCGCCGCTCAGCCTGGGGCACGGTGATGTTGGCCAGCTGGGTTTCAAAGTCCAGCACCTGCTGCATCTGGAGGCGAGTCGGCTCGGgggccccccccagcagcgtgcccagctCCACCATGTAGTCCAGGTACGCTGCCAGGACCTGGTGGGAccccagccctggctcagccctggctgcagctcaTCCCACTTCCCCGGGGGGTGGTCAGACCCACTGCCTGGGCACCATGCCACCCTGATGGGCAGGGTGCAGAGTGCCCCAGTGCTGGTCGCACCCCCTTGCTGCAGGTTTCCCCTGATTGCTGCCAGCAGGGTGCCCGGCGCCCAGCCTCACCCTCTCATTGGCAGTCTTGTTCAGGTAGTAATCCCGGGATGGGAGGAAAAGCCCCGACTGGTCCAcctggagggagagaggggcagCATGGGCAGCCCCGAGCCCGCTGGTGCCCCCATGGTGTCTGCTGCCCCTCGATGCCAAGGTGCCAACCTGGATGACGTTGCTGTTGGAGCTCTTGGAGTCTGCACCCACATACACCGTGAAGAACGGGGTTGCCCGGTACGTGCCCGACACCATCTTGAAGACCTCCATGAAGCTAGTCTGGTTCCAGGAGCCGGTGATGTTCCATCCCCCGATCTGTTGGCAGATGGACCCGACACCTCAAGGAGGGACAGGGTCCGTCCCCGagggctgctccctccccagtAACGGGGAAGAGCCAAGCAGGAGACATGCTGGGCTGAGCCCCAACAGCTCGGTTCACGTGTGGATGGCCGCCCACCTTGTCGATGAGCTCCATGAGGGGCTGGGAGCCCAGCTCCTCTATCCTCTGCTCCTTGAGGCAAGACAGGTAGTACCTCTGCGTCTTCCGCTCCGCCTCGCTGCTGGAGTTGAAGGTGGTGTTCTCTGTGGGAGGCTGCGGGTcagccctggggatgctggggctCTGCCCACCTGTGCCTGGACGTCACCCCCCTCCTGGCTGTGACTACCCTGGTGCCCACCTAGGAGGTGCTTCATGATGGCCTGGTTCTGGTCCCAGATGCTGTTGAAGGTGCTCCACTTGGAGCGCCCGTTGGGCAGCGGGTTCCTCTTGATCCAGCCCCCGCATGAGTACTGGTAGAAGTCCTGGCACGGGTCTGTCTCTGCATCCAGGGCCTCAAGGATCTTGCTGGCCACCCGGATGCAGGCGTCCGTCAGGCACGTGCTGTGAGAGGGATCTGGCAGGGAAGGTATGCCTGCGGCTGTACGCGTGTGccgggggaaactgaggcacggggcaGGGCCAAGCCCTGTCTGCACCCTGGGGCGGGCAGAGCACCTGGAGCAGGGGTCCCAGGCTgacccttccctccccatcctgccgtgTCCCCCCCGGGTGTGGAGATGCCACCGCTGTCCCCGCAGAGCCGCAGGGCCCCTCCCTACCTCTGCGGTACTGGATGGCCAGGGCAACGACGGCAACGCtgagcagcagggccagggagACGGTGACAGcgcagagcaccagctccagCTGGCTGCGCGAGGCCAGGCGGCTCAGCAGCGGCCCCGGCCCCTTCCGAAACCCCACCTGGGCAGGAACAGGACCCATCATCGCACCGTGGCGGGACTGAACCTCGCcactcccccttccctcccctacCGCTCCCCAGTGCCTGGCTTGGCTGCATGACGAGGTGAGGACCAGGGCATTCCTCTGCCTGTGCCCAGGGCACCAGCCCCAGTGAGCCagtggtgggtgctggtggtCCCCCCAACCGTAAGAAAGGACGATGGCCCAGGCACACTCTTTGCCGCATTTTGGCTGCCTCCCAGCACATCCCTGGGGACAGCCAGGGCTGGCTTGGCTCCcggccctgctcctgctgcccacccagctgcGGGCAGGCTCCGGCTGAGGGTGGGAGGGGGGCTAGGGAGGATGGAGAAGGGGAGAACGAAGGGGCCAGGGCAGACCTCACCTCCACACTGTCGGGAGAGGCGCTGCCGTCCCCCGCTGGCTCCGGGCCCTCATCGTCCTGCAGCGTGGCACGCTTGTAATCAGGCATCTGctgagggagggagcaggctgggACGGGGGCATGGGGGTggctgccccctgccccgccaTGTCCTCCAGCTCTTACAGCAAGGGCCGGTGCCCTCTCAGTGGGTgcacgggggggctggggcagcccctggccccCCTTGTTGCACCTGAGCCTCCCCCGGaggctgtccccagccccgggTGGCCCTGGGGAGCATGGGGAGACCtgctggcagaggggttggGGGCTCGCGCCAGAGCATCCCTCCGCATCACCATGGCAGCTGTGGCATCAGCCCTGCCGACAGG of the Grus americana isolate bGruAme1 chromosome 9, bGruAme1.mat, whole genome shotgun sequence genome contains:
- the LOC129209838 gene encoding mitochondrial ubiquitin ligase activator of nfkb 1-A-like — encoded protein: MDAPPITPGELLCLGSSLALSGLFYYLYRKKARVVARIQEAPKLQVDDDLPALVSAAEGRCLPYVALEGIVLPAKAVLTSHYHEGLQGVIQKLLLKEHRLIWNSLARSWSESERVLSEQVYTVPFLLASPDTGAVTQVSVESPLQAVCLPLETVYERFQQPAHGFRDLLGQYLSGEKPKGILETEEMLRVGAGLTGIGELVLHPDSSLHLQPPAQGGEYFLCLGDWQTVLADLESASGFWKGVAALCATAGLAVLLHALCRAYRRARLKQRREDKEPDSEEAGEPEDSCVICLMRPRECVLLGCGHICCCFRCFQALPARLCPICRGPIDRVVPLYQA
- the ECE2 gene encoding endothelin-converting enzyme 2 isoform X1, translating into MARMNVALQELGHAMPDYKRATLQDDEGPEPAGDGSASPDSVEVGFRKGPGPLLSRLASRSQLELVLCAVTVSLALLLSVAVVALAIQYRRDPSHSTCLTDACIRVASKILEALDAETDPCQDFYQYSCGGWIKRNPLPNGRSKWSTFNSIWDQNQAIMKHLLENTTFNSSSEAERKTQRYYLSCLKEQRIEELGSQPLMELIDKIGGWNITGSWNQTSFMEVFKMVSGTYRATPFFTVYVGADSKSSNSNVIQVDQSGLFLPSRDYYLNKTANERVLAAYLDYMVELGTLLGGAPEPTRLQMQQVLDFETQLANITVPQAERRDDEKIYHKMSIAELQALAPAVDWMDYLSYALAPLELADTEPVVVYGDTYLQQVSDLINGTDRSILNNYLIWNLVQKTASSLDQRFETAQERLLETLYGTRKSCTPRWQTCISNTDDTLGFALGSLFVKATFDRDSKAIAEEMISEIRAAFEVSLDQLDWMDEKTRQAAKEKADAIYDMIGFPDFILDNKELDDVYDGYEVSEDSFFQNMLNFYNFSAKVMADQLRKPPNRDQWSMTPQTVNAYYLPTKNGIVFPAGILQAPFYARNHPKALNFGGIGVVMGHELTHAFDDQGREYDKEGNLRPWWQNSSLEAFKNRTACITEQYGRYTVHREKVNGRQTLGENIADNGGLKAAYNAYKSWLQKNGEEKRLPALGLTNHQLFFVGFAQVWCSVRTPESSHEGLVTDPHSPDKYRVIGTLSNSRDFVEHFSCPLGSPMNPGKHCEVW
- the ECE2 gene encoding endothelin-converting enzyme 2 isoform X2; translation: MARMNVALQELGHAMPDYKRATLQDDEGPEPAGDGSASPDSVEVGFRKGPGPLLSRLASRSQLELVLCAVTVSLALLLSVAVVALAIQYRRDPSHSTCLTDACIRVASKILEALDAETDPCQDFYQYSCGGWIKRNPLPNGRSKWSTFNSIWDQNQAIMKHLLENTTFNSSSEAERKTQRYYLSCLKEQRIEELGSQPLMELIDKIGGWNITGSWNQTSFMEVFKMVSGTYRATPFFTVYVGADSKSSNSNVIQVDQSGLFLPSRDYYLNKTANERVLAAYLDYMVELGTLLGGAPEPTRLQMQQVLDFETQLANITVPQAERRDDEKIYHKMSIAELQALAPAVDWMDYLSYALAPLELADTEPVVVYGDTYLQQVSDLINGTDRSILNNYLIWNLVQKTASSLDQRFETAQERLLETLYGTRKSCTPRWQTCISNTDDTLGFALGSLFVKATFDRDSKAIAEEMISEIRAAFEVSLDQLDWMDEKTRQAAKEKADAIYDMIGFPDFILDNKELDDVYDGYEVSEDSFFQNMLNFYNFSAKVMADQLRKPPNRDQWSMTPQTVNAYYLPTKNGIVFPAGILQAPFYARNHPKALNFGGIGVVMGHELTHAFDDQGREYDKEGNLRPWWQNSSLEAFKNRTACITEQYGRYTVHREKVNGRQTLGENIADNGVQVLAAEEWGGEAPASPGAHQPPALLRGLRTGLVLRPDARELP
- the ECE2 gene encoding endothelin-converting enzyme 2 isoform X3; this translates as MARMNVALQELGHAMPDYKRATLQDDEGPEPAGDGSASPDSVEVGFRKGPGPLLSRLASRSQLELVLCAVTVSLALLLSVAVVALAIQYRRDPSHSTCLTDACIRVASKILEALDAETDPCQDFYQYSCGGWIKRNPLPNGRSKWSTFNSIWDQNQAIMKHLLENTTFNSSSEAERKTQRYYLSCLKEQRIEELGSQPLMELIDKIGGWNITGSWNQTSFMEVFKMVSGTYRATPFFTVYVGADSKSSNSNVIQVDQSGLFLPSRDYYLNKTANERVLAAYLDYMVELGTLLGGAPEPTRLQMQQVLDFETQLANITVPQAERRDDEKIYHKMSIAELQALAPAVDWMDYLSYALAPLELADTEPVVVYGDTYLQQVSDLINGTDRSILNNYLIWNLVQKTASSLDQRFETAQERLLETLYGTRKSCTPRWQTCISNTDDTLGFALGSLFVKATFDRDSKAIAEEMISEIRAAFEVSLDQLDWMDEKTRQAAKEKADAIYDMIGFPDFILDNKELDDVYDGYEVSEDSFFQNMLNFYNFSAKVMADQLRKPPNRDQWSMTPQTVNAYYLPTKNGIVFPAGILQAPFYARNHPKALNFGGIGVVMGHELTHAFDDQGGTRR